Proteins from one Telopea speciosissima isolate NSW1024214 ecotype Mountain lineage chromosome 1, Tspe_v1, whole genome shotgun sequence genomic window:
- the LOC122642375 gene encoding subtilisin-like protease SBT3.11 codes for MLHKLLLLLFTSWLIQLTPVTFSELTDSTPMEQIVYMERTPGSQQMIELEHIHTLASVLGSEEKAKKAIIYCYKNTITGFSAILTKAQVEELSKQPGVLRILPAPMYPLPKEVNNSTP; via the exons ATGCTTCATAAGCTTCTGCTTCTCTTGTTCACTTCATGGCTGATACAACTCACTCCAGTAACCTTTTCTGAG TTAACAGATTCAACTCCAATGGAGCAAATCGTGTACATGGAGAGAACACCTGGTTCACAGCAGATGATTGAACTGGAGCACATTCATACTCTGGCTTCAGTGCTTGGGAG TGAAGAGAAAGCAAAGAAAGCTATCATTTATTGTTACAAGAATACCATCACTGGATTCTCTGCCATTCTAACCAAAGCTCAAGTGGAGGAACTCTCAA AGCAACCTGGAGTGCTCAGAATCCTTCCTGCTCCCATGTATCCTCTCCCAAAAGAAGTGAACAATTCAACTCCATGA
- the LOC122642357 gene encoding DAG protein, chloroplastic-like, with protein sequence MATLNASLLPKTLISSSSITSESSIRYSVPVYASVSRVPLVSPFQSNSLSYFSTRPSCNSSTSRAPVRAALDGDYSSRRSRSSSSNEPRETILLPGCDYNHWLIVMEFPKDPAPTREQMIETYLNTLATVLGSMEEAKKNMYAFSTTIYTGFQCTVDEETSEKFKGLPGVLWVLPDSYIDVKNKDYGGDKYINGEIIPCKYPTYQPKQRGGSKYESRKYERRRDGPPAERRRPRQGATTQSESTSG encoded by the exons ATGGCGACACTCAATGCATCTCTACTTCCTAAAACTTTAATCTCCTCTTCATCAATAACTTCAGAATCAAGCATAAGGTATTCTGTTCCAGTATATGCCTCCGTTTCTCGGGTTCCTCTCGTCTCTCCCTTCCAATCCAATTCTCTGTCTTACTTTTCTACTCGTCCTTCTTGCAACTCTTCTACGTCTCGGGCACCCGTTCGAGCCGCTCTCGATGGAGATTACTCGTCGAGGAGGAGCAGGAGCAGTAGCAGCAATGAGCCTAGAGAGACTATTTTGCTACCCGGTTGTGATTACAATCACTGGCTCATCGTAATGGAATTTCCCAAGGATCCTGCGCCGACGAGAGAACAGATGATCGAAACTTATCTCAATACTCTCGCTACTGTACTGGGAAG CatggaagaagcaaagaagaacatGTATGCCTTCAGTACCACCATCTACACTGGATTCCAGTGCACAGTAGATGAAGAAACTTCTGAGAAATTCAAGG GATTGCCTGGAGTTCTTTGGGTGTTACCTGATTCATACATAGATGTGAAGAATAAGGACTATGGAG GTGACAAGTATATTAATGGAGAGATAATTCCTTGCAAATATCCTACTTATCAACCAAAGCAACGTGGTGGATCGAAATATGAGAGCAGAAAGTATGAGAGACGGAGGGATGGTCCTCCCGCTGAGCGAAGAAGACCCAGACAAGGGGCAACAACCCAGTCAGAGTCGACCTCTGGATGA